In the Parus major isolate Abel chromosome 4A, Parus_major1.1, whole genome shotgun sequence genome, one interval contains:
- the LOC107203770 gene encoding glycine receptor subunit alpha-4 isoform X2, whose product MGALRAGALAFLLLLLLLGCLLPRRGPLRLVSGREEIKAGSRSSPQPMSPSDFLDKLMGRTSGYDARIRPNFKGPPVNVTCNIFINSFGSVTETTMDYRVNVFLRQQWNDPRLAYREYPDDSLDLDPSMLDSIWKPDLFFANEKGANFHEVTTDNKLLRIFKNGNVLYSIRLTLILSCPMDLKNFPMDIQTCTMQLESFGYTMNDLIFEWLEEQEAVQVAEGLTLPQFILRDEKDLGYCTKYYNTGKFTCIEVKFHLERQMGYYLIQMYIPSLLIVILSWVSFWINMDAAPARVGLGITTVLTMTTQSAGSRASLPKVSYVKAIDIWMAVCLLFVFAALLEYAAVNFVSRQHKEFMRLRRRQRRQRMEEELSRESRFYLRGYGLGPCLQPKEGAGEGPGVYSPPPASAVLREGESLRRRYIDRAKRIDTISRAVFPFTFLVFNIFYWVVYKVLRSEDIHSVP is encoded by the exons ATGGGCGCGCTCCGGGCCGGTGCCCTcgccttcctcctcctcctcctcctcctcggctGCCTCCTGCCCCGGCGCGGCCCGCTCAG GCTGGTCTCAGGGCGAGAGGAGATTAAAGCTGGGTCCCGAAGCTCACCCCAGCCCATGTCACCCTCTGATTTCCTGGACAAGCTTATGGGACGAACCTCAGGGTACGACGCCCGCATTCGACCCAACTTCAAAG GTCCACCTGTCAACGTGACGTGCAACATCTTCATCAACAGCTTTGGCTCCGTCACCGAGACCACCATG GACTACCGGGTGAACGTGTTCCTGCGGCAGCAGTGGAATGACCCCCGCCTGGCTTACCGGGAGTACCCCGACGACTCCCTCGACCTCGACCCCTCCATGCTCGATTCCATCTGGAAGCCAGACTTGTTCTTTGCCAACGAGAAAGGGGCCAATTTCCACGAGGTCACCACTGACAACAAGCTCCTGCGCATCTTCAAGAATGGCAATGTGCTCTACAGCATTAG gctgacaCTGATCCTGTCCTGCCCCATGGACCTCAAGAACTTCCCCATGGACATCCAGACATGCACCATGCAGCTGGAGAGTT TTGGCTACACTATGAACGACCTCATCTTCGAgtggctggaggagcaggaggccGTGCAGGTGGCAGAGGGCTTGACACTCCCACAGTTCATCCTCAGGGATGAGAAGGACCTGGGCTATTGCACCAAGTACTACAACACAG GCAAGTTCACCTGCATTGAGGTGAAGTTCCACCTGGAGAGGCAGATGGGTTACTACCTGATCCAGATGTACATCCCCAGCCTGCTCATTGTCATCCTCTCCTGGGTCTCCTTCTGGATCAACATGGATGCGGCACCAGCCCGGGTGGGCCTGGGCATCACCACGGTGCTCACCATGACCACGCAGAGCGCCGGCTCCCGGGCCTCCCTGCCCAAG GTGTCCTATGTGAAGGCCATTGACATCTGGATGGCTGTGTGCCTGCTCTTCGTCTTCGCCGCCTTGCTGGAGTACGCAGCCGTCAACTTTGTCTCCCGCCAGCACAAGGAGTTCATGCGCCTGCGCCGCCGCCAGCGACGGCAGAGGATG gaggaagagctgagcCGCGAGAGCCGCTTCTACCTGCGAGGCTACGGGCTGGgcccctgcctgcagcccaaggagggggctggggagggccCCGGTGTGTACAGCCCCCCGCCAGCCAGCGCCGTGCTGCGGGAAGGGGAGAGCCTCCGCAGGCGCTACATCGACCGGGCCAAGCGGATCGACACCATCTCCCGAGCCGTCTTCCCCTTCACCTTCCTGGTCTTCAATATCTTCTACTGGGTCGTTTACAAAGTGCTGCGCTCAGAGGACATCCACTCGGTgccctga
- the LOC107203770 gene encoding glycine receptor subunit alpha-4 isoform X1 codes for MGALRAGALAFLLLLLLLGCLLPRRGPLRLVSGREEIKAGSRSSPQPMSPSDFLDKLMGRTSGYDARIRPNFKGPPVNVTCNIFINSFGSVTETTMDYRVNVFLRQQWNDPRLAYREYPDDSLDLDPSMLDSIWKPDLFFANEKGANFHEVTTDNKLLRIFKNGNVLYSIRLTLILSCPMDLKNFPMDIQTCTMQLESFGYTMNDLIFEWLEEQEAVQVAEGLTLPQFILRDEKDLGYCTKYYNTGKFTCIEVKFHLERQMGYYLIQMYIPSLLIVILSWVSFWINMDAAPARVGLGITTVLTMTTQSAGSRASLPKVSYVKAIDIWMAVCLLFVFAALLEYAAVNFVSRQHKEFMRLRRRQRRQRMGLSSGTASLESLRQLSSRHSSEHTYATLSQLSSSREEELSRESRFYLRGYGLGPCLQPKEGAGEGPGVYSPPPASAVLREGESLRRRYIDRAKRIDTISRAVFPFTFLVFNIFYWVVYKVLRSEDIHSVP; via the exons ATGGGCGCGCTCCGGGCCGGTGCCCTcgccttcctcctcctcctcctcctcctcggctGCCTCCTGCCCCGGCGCGGCCCGCTCAG GCTGGTCTCAGGGCGAGAGGAGATTAAAGCTGGGTCCCGAAGCTCACCCCAGCCCATGTCACCCTCTGATTTCCTGGACAAGCTTATGGGACGAACCTCAGGGTACGACGCCCGCATTCGACCCAACTTCAAAG GTCCACCTGTCAACGTGACGTGCAACATCTTCATCAACAGCTTTGGCTCCGTCACCGAGACCACCATG GACTACCGGGTGAACGTGTTCCTGCGGCAGCAGTGGAATGACCCCCGCCTGGCTTACCGGGAGTACCCCGACGACTCCCTCGACCTCGACCCCTCCATGCTCGATTCCATCTGGAAGCCAGACTTGTTCTTTGCCAACGAGAAAGGGGCCAATTTCCACGAGGTCACCACTGACAACAAGCTCCTGCGCATCTTCAAGAATGGCAATGTGCTCTACAGCATTAG gctgacaCTGATCCTGTCCTGCCCCATGGACCTCAAGAACTTCCCCATGGACATCCAGACATGCACCATGCAGCTGGAGAGTT TTGGCTACACTATGAACGACCTCATCTTCGAgtggctggaggagcaggaggccGTGCAGGTGGCAGAGGGCTTGACACTCCCACAGTTCATCCTCAGGGATGAGAAGGACCTGGGCTATTGCACCAAGTACTACAACACAG GCAAGTTCACCTGCATTGAGGTGAAGTTCCACCTGGAGAGGCAGATGGGTTACTACCTGATCCAGATGTACATCCCCAGCCTGCTCATTGTCATCCTCTCCTGGGTCTCCTTCTGGATCAACATGGATGCGGCACCAGCCCGGGTGGGCCTGGGCATCACCACGGTGCTCACCATGACCACGCAGAGCGCCGGCTCCCGGGCCTCCCTGCCCAAG GTGTCCTATGTGAAGGCCATTGACATCTGGATGGCTGTGTGCCTGCTCTTCGTCTTCGCCGCCTTGCTGGAGTACGCAGCCGTCAACTTTGTCTCCCGCCAGCACAAGGAGTTCATGCGCCTGCGCCGCCGCCAGCGACGGCAGAGGATG GGCCTGAGCAGCGGCACGGCCAGCCTGGAGTCCCTGCGGCAGCTGAGCAGCCGGCACAGCAGCGAGCACACCTACGCGACGCTCTCGCAGCTCTCCAGCTCCCGG gaggaagagctgagcCGCGAGAGCCGCTTCTACCTGCGAGGCTACGGGCTGGgcccctgcctgcagcccaaggagggggctggggagggccCCGGTGTGTACAGCCCCCCGCCAGCCAGCGCCGTGCTGCGGGAAGGGGAGAGCCTCCGCAGGCGCTACATCGACCGGGCCAAGCGGATCGACACCATCTCCCGAGCCGTCTTCCCCTTCACCTTCCTGGTCTTCAATATCTTCTACTGGGTCGTTTACAAAGTGCTGCGCTCAGAGGACATCCACTCGGTgccctga